From a single Armatimonadota bacterium genomic region:
- a CDS encoding uroporphyrinogen decarboxylase family protein — protein sequence MSKTLSSKDRTLAFLNGRPVNRLPFHPIVMRFAARHAGVKYRDFCLSPEAHVDAVIRTAEDFGMDWVSVMSDPYCEAEAYGLAVDYPEDDLPRNERPLVSTAAELLSVAAPQNLRQVRLLGRVRQVELFRQRAPEQFVVGWVEGPFAMVSLFRGLSEACLDLYDHPDAVWAAVRTAVDFAMRFAEAQIAAGADAIGMGDAVCSQISPEHYRKYFWEGEREIIEHIHACGALAKLHICGNTSQILPDMVATGADIVDVDHLAGSMAPAARLLATNQVLCGSVDPVSVVQNGTPERIQSEARKCQAEAGSRCIISAGCEITPSTPPKNLRALSLACLRA from the coding sequence ATGAGCAAGACGCTGAGTTCCAAGGACCGAACGCTGGCCTTCCTCAACGGCCGCCCCGTCAACCGGCTTCCCTTTCACCCCATCGTCATGCGCTTCGCAGCGCGCCACGCGGGGGTGAAGTACCGCGATTTCTGCCTATCGCCCGAAGCCCACGTCGATGCCGTAATCAGAACTGCCGAGGACTTTGGCATGGACTGGGTCAGCGTGATGTCCGACCCTTACTGTGAGGCCGAGGCCTACGGGCTGGCGGTGGACTACCCGGAGGACGACCTGCCCAGAAACGAACGTCCCTTGGTCTCCACTGCGGCAGAGCTTCTGTCAGTGGCGGCTCCGCAAAACCTCCGACAGGTCCGACTGCTCGGACGAGTCCGGCAAGTGGAGCTTTTCAGGCAAAGAGCCCCAGAGCAGTTCGTCGTGGGCTGGGTCGAGGGGCCCTTCGCTATGGTCTCGCTATTCCGCGGCCTAAGCGAAGCCTGTCTCGACCTCTACGACCATCCCGACGCCGTCTGGGCCGCCGTTCGGACCGCCGTGGACTTTGCAATGCGCTTTGCCGAAGCTCAAATAGCGGCTGGAGCCGATGCCATTGGGATGGGGGATGCAGTCTGCTCGCAGATCAGCCCGGAGCACTACCGCAAGTACTTTTGGGAAGGAGAGCGTGAGATCATCGAACACATTCATGCCTGCGGCGCGCTCGCAAAGCTGCACATCTGCGGAAACACTTCCCAGATCCTGCCGGACATGGTGGCCACAGGCGCAGACATCGTCGACGTGGACCATTTGGCGGGGTCCATGGCGCCGGCTGCAAGGCTGCTGGCCACCAACCAGGTCCTCTGTGGCTCGGTGGACCCCGTGTCCGTGGTGCAGAACGGAACGCCGGAGAGGATCCAATCGGAAGCGCGGAAGTGCCAAGCCGAAGCCGGGAGCCGGTGCATCATCAGCGCGGGATGTGAAATCACTCCCTCTACACCGCCAAAGAACCTGCGAGCTCTCTCGTTGGCGTGTTTGCGAGCGTAG
- a CDS encoding Gfo/Idh/MocA family oxidoreductase, with amino-acid sequence MSHKPSRRDVLKTTSAAAIAGAIALPKTSSASSSTSAEGFEAPLILPQGIPKGDKIRFAAIGIGGKGSSDTADAANAGVLVAFAEVDSNTRSDGVKKYPGATAFADYRMMLDRMGKDIDAVTVSTPDHNHAAASAMAMRMGKHVFCQKPLTRTVYEARRLAQLARQHKVATQMGNQGTARDDLRNAAAFLKSGGLGAVKEVHCWTDRCGGWWPQGVPRPERKSIPRNVDWEVWLGPAPFRDYANGYHPFAWRGWWDFGSGALGDIGCHQMNLPYMALDLRDPIAIQAQTSGNNRESFPNWSIVTYEFSELRGRAPLKLYWYDGGKRPSPDLVPSWKYTPNGSIFVCEKGILYTESEYGFNAKLGSGDPVPPMEFEHSPGHFQEWVEAIKGGKPARSNMPEYSGPLTEMVVLGNLAVWADGPRLEWDARRLQVKGTKEFDSLIRPAYREGWSL; translated from the coding sequence ATGTCACACAAACCTTCACGCCGCGACGTCCTCAAGACCACCTCTGCAGCGGCTATCGCGGGCGCCATCGCCCTCCCGAAAACTTCCAGTGCCTCGTCGTCGACATCTGCCGAGGGCTTCGAGGCCCCTCTCATCCTGCCGCAAGGCATCCCCAAAGGCGACAAGATCCGCTTCGCGGCCATTGGCATTGGCGGCAAGGGCAGCAGCGACACCGCCGATGCGGCCAACGCCGGCGTACTCGTGGCTTTCGCCGAAGTGGACTCCAACACCCGGTCGGACGGCGTCAAGAAGTACCCCGGCGCCACCGCTTTCGCGGACTACCGAATGATGCTGGACCGGATGGGAAAAGACATCGACGCGGTGACCGTCAGCACCCCGGACCATAACCACGCCGCGGCCTCAGCCATGGCCATGCGAATGGGCAAGCACGTCTTTTGCCAGAAGCCTCTGACCCGAACCGTCTATGAAGCCCGGAGGCTGGCCCAATTGGCGCGGCAACACAAGGTTGCCACTCAAATGGGCAACCAGGGCACCGCGCGAGACGACCTTCGCAATGCCGCAGCGTTCCTGAAGTCGGGCGGGCTTGGCGCGGTGAAGGAGGTCCACTGCTGGACCGATCGGTGTGGCGGTTGGTGGCCCCAAGGCGTCCCTCGACCTGAGCGGAAGTCAATTCCAAGGAACGTGGATTGGGAGGTTTGGCTGGGCCCGGCGCCGTTCCGCGACTATGCCAACGGCTACCACCCCTTCGCCTGGCGAGGCTGGTGGGACTTCGGTTCGGGCGCTCTCGGCGATATCGGCTGCCACCAGATGAACCTGCCGTACATGGCGCTCGACCTTCGCGACCCGATCGCCATCCAGGCGCAGACCTCCGGCAACAACCGGGAGAGCTTCCCTAACTGGTCCATCGTGACCTATGAATTCTCCGAGCTTAGGGGCCGCGCCCCGCTCAAGCTCTACTGGTACGACGGTGGCAAGCGCCCCTCGCCCGACCTCGTCCCGAGTTGGAAGTACACGCCCAACGGCTCGATCTTCGTTTGCGAAAAGGGGATCCTCTACACCGAAAGTGAGTACGGTTTCAATGCGAAACTCGGGAGCGGCGACCCCGTTCCGCCGATGGAGTTCGAGCATTCGCCCGGGCACTTCCAGGAGTGGGTGGAAGCGATCAAAGGCGGAAAGCCCGCGCGCTCCAACATGCCCGAATACTCCGGTCCGCTGACCGAGATGGTGGTGCTGGGCAACCTGGCCGTGTGGGCCGATGGGCCGAGGTTGGAGTGGGACGCCCGGCGATTGCAGGTCAAGGGCACCAAGGAGTTCGACAGCCTGATCAGGCCCGCCTATCGAGAGGGTTGGAGCCTGTAA
- a CDS encoding thioredoxin family protein: protein MENTFTLKIGASAPDFSLPATDGRTYSLGDFAGAAVLVVFFTCNHCPYVLGSDEDTRRIAEKYGVSGVRFVAINSNSRNTYAQDSFEGMVERMREQDFPWPYLRDESQDVARRYGALRTPHFFVFDDSRKLVYTGRAIDNPRDHTQATVHDLERALDQLLEAKPISVPLTNPIGCNVKWDGKEAHWMPAEACDLVEVR from the coding sequence ATGGAGAACACGTTTACGCTCAAGATCGGCGCTTCAGCTCCAGATTTCTCGCTCCCGGCGACTGATGGCCGCACTTACAGTCTTGGAGATTTTGCGGGCGCCGCAGTGCTTGTCGTGTTTTTCACGTGCAACCACTGCCCTTACGTTCTTGGAAGTGACGAAGACACGAGGCGGATCGCAGAGAAATATGGGGTGAGCGGTGTGCGGTTTGTGGCGATCAACTCCAACAGCAGGAACACCTATGCCCAGGACAGCTTTGAGGGCATGGTGGAGCGGATGAGAGAACAGGACTTCCCGTGGCCGTACCTTCGCGACGAGTCACAAGATGTCGCGCGCCGCTACGGCGCCCTTCGAACGCCCCACTTCTTTGTGTTCGACGATTCGCGGAAGCTGGTCTACACGGGAAGAGCCATCGACAACCCACGGGACCACACGCAGGCGACGGTTCACGACTTGGAGCGGGCGCTCGACCAGTTGCTGGAAGCGAAACCCATATCGGTTCCGTTGACGAACCCGATCGGATGTAACGTGAAGTGGGACGGCAAAGAGGCGCATTGGATGCCGGCAGAGGCCTGCGATCTAGTGGAAGTCCGGTAG
- a CDS encoding S9 family peptidase, translating to MVTLLAAAFLLNQIPQIDSDLKFDDCFPRKSFWGKTASGLTWSSDGRYLAYFWNPYEVKGGLDLYLYDTSKPVAAGSVPASANPRRMTSMEFMKPYDRDIAKAIERYKKDVEDEDKADKMGDMEWREWVQNQKEEAAKRKEPLPSYPGISEVEWAHKSNEFLMVFKGDIYRWRLGAERPVRLTRTRDSESNVEFTPNDDGFTFRRGDGVYRVNFDSAVTEQLNPALPTGLTFAGYRISPDGTKMMVQAGKTLGSERQVDWISYKGRFAQAQKTSRNVADDKFAEESYLFLYDISDDAMENAKGDGKPWEVWKWPGGEDWWEVSISENPFSKDSTKFVFAGWKRDANDLQIVVADLKEKKTSIAYKDKDDGDHDSPGLCNPFFAPSGEEVVCLLDKSGYRQAWKISLLTNLATQVTKGDFDLYPVQLTPDGKQLICYAGAEDPARMQVYRADMATGALTKWTTQTGNYGRPKVSKDGTKAALTFANWSSPNETYVIGTERQRDKRTSETKLTSSHRYDAWNAVNKVKPELFTFKNRNGQTVHGYVMLPPGFDKSKPRPLFMYVYGGPLGTGYSVMDGAFNSTAYIFAMYLTYTLGYVTCTIDPRGQSGYGNAFGMANFDKPGVPQTEDLTDCVKHLQMTYNIDTKKVGINGWSFGGFQTQMCMYTAPDVFTLGIAGAGPTEWQNYNTWYTGAVITNTRDGKSEDTDKFSLTKLAKNLKGPLLLLHGIEDTNVLFQDTVHVYQKLLQYGKGPLVELALDPTGGHGMGGDMSNHDRHQIYLQFILKWWGKG from the coding sequence ATGGTCACCCTTCTTGCCGCCGCGTTTCTTCTGAACCAGATCCCTCAGATCGACTCGGACCTCAAGTTCGACGACTGCTTTCCCAGAAAGTCCTTCTGGGGAAAGACTGCATCTGGCCTGACATGGTCCAGCGACGGCCGCTACCTGGCCTATTTCTGGAACCCCTATGAGGTGAAGGGAGGGCTGGACCTCTACCTCTACGACACCTCGAAGCCCGTAGCCGCCGGCTCCGTGCCGGCGTCAGCCAACCCCCGCCGCATGACCTCGATGGAGTTCATGAAGCCCTACGATCGAGACATCGCCAAGGCGATCGAGCGCTACAAGAAGGACGTCGAGGACGAGGACAAAGCCGACAAGATGGGCGACATGGAGTGGCGGGAGTGGGTCCAGAACCAGAAGGAAGAAGCCGCCAAGCGCAAGGAGCCGCTGCCCAGCTATCCGGGCATCAGCGAAGTGGAGTGGGCGCACAAAAGCAACGAGTTCCTGATGGTGTTCAAGGGCGACATCTATCGGTGGCGATTGGGCGCTGAGCGCCCTGTGCGGCTCACGCGGACGCGCGACTCGGAATCCAATGTCGAGTTCACTCCGAACGATGATGGCTTCACCTTCCGCCGGGGCGATGGCGTTTACCGTGTCAATTTCGACAGCGCGGTGACCGAGCAGCTTAACCCGGCGCTGCCAACCGGCCTGACTTTTGCCGGCTACCGGATCTCTCCCGACGGAACCAAGATGATGGTGCAGGCCGGCAAGACGCTTGGGAGCGAGCGGCAGGTGGACTGGATCAGCTACAAGGGCCGCTTCGCGCAGGCGCAAAAGACCAGCCGGAACGTCGCGGATGACAAGTTCGCTGAAGAAAGCTACCTCTTCCTCTACGATATCTCGGACGACGCCATGGAGAACGCCAAGGGTGACGGCAAGCCCTGGGAAGTCTGGAAATGGCCCGGCGGTGAGGATTGGTGGGAGGTCTCTATCAGCGAAAACCCCTTTTCCAAGGACTCCACCAAGTTCGTCTTTGCTGGTTGGAAGCGCGATGCCAACGACCTGCAGATCGTGGTGGCAGACCTGAAGGAGAAGAAGACCTCGATCGCCTACAAGGACAAGGACGACGGCGACCACGATTCGCCGGGGCTCTGCAACCCGTTCTTTGCGCCTTCCGGCGAGGAAGTGGTTTGCCTCTTGGACAAGAGCGGCTACCGGCAGGCTTGGAAGATCAGCCTGCTCACCAACCTCGCCACCCAGGTGACCAAGGGCGATTTCGACCTTTATCCTGTCCAGCTCACCCCCGATGGCAAGCAGCTCATCTGCTATGCAGGAGCCGAAGACCCCGCGCGCATGCAGGTCTATCGAGCCGACATGGCCACCGGCGCACTCACCAAATGGACCACTCAGACAGGAAACTACGGCCGCCCAAAGGTGAGCAAGGACGGCACCAAGGCCGCTTTGACCTTCGCCAACTGGTCGAGCCCGAACGAGACCTACGTGATAGGGACGGAGAGACAGAGGGACAAACGGACGTCTGAAACGAAGCTGACTTCCTCGCACCGCTACGACGCCTGGAACGCGGTCAACAAGGTCAAGCCCGAGCTTTTCACCTTCAAGAACCGGAACGGTCAGACCGTCCATGGGTACGTGATGCTGCCTCCAGGCTTCGACAAGTCGAAGCCGCGCCCGCTGTTCATGTACGTCTACGGCGGACCTCTCGGAACGGGCTACTCCGTTATGGATGGCGCGTTCAATTCGACCGCCTACATCTTCGCGATGTACTTGACCTACACCCTCGGCTATGTAACCTGCACGATCGACCCGCGCGGCCAATCGGGCTATGGCAACGCCTTCGGCATGGCGAACTTTGACAAGCCCGGCGTGCCGCAAACTGAAGACTTGACAGACTGTGTGAAGCACCTTCAGATGACCTACAACATCGACACGAAGAAGGTGGGGATCAACGGCTGGTCGTTCGGTGGCTTCCAGACGCAGATGTGTATGTACACCGCCCCGGATGTATTCACGCTGGGCATCGCCGGCGCAGGACCCACGGAGTGGCAGAACTACAACACCTGGTACACGGGCGCGGTCATCACGAACACCCGTGACGGCAAGTCGGAAGACACTGACAAGTTCAGCCTCACCAAGCTGGCAAAGAACTTGAAAGGGCCGCTGCTGCTGCTGCACGGCATCGAGGATACGAACGTGCTCTTCCAGGACACGGTTCACGTGTATCAAAAGCTGCTGCAGTACGGCAAGGGGCCGCTGGTGGAGCTGGCGCTCGACCCGACCGGTGGCCACGGGATGGGCGGCGATATGTCGAACCACGACCGCCACCAGATCTACCTGCAGTTCATCTTGAAGTGGTGGGGGAAGGGGTGA
- a CDS encoding exo-alpha-sialidase, which yields MLPILFAGLILGMPSKQEASVVDIAPSIARAKEPQGAFLADGRLAVTFASPEGLWFTVQSAGKSGFDSPVLIKKESRMMAGMRRGPRIATAGKDLVITATFPNPAGGEDLCAFRSADQGKTWQGPFRVNDVPGCTPEGLHGMSSLSGGRVACVWLDNRNKTTELYYSESANAGRTWSKNRLLYASPDGTICECCHPSISASGDGALAMFRNWLGGNRDMYALEVPRSPAGPVKASKLGVGSWPLKACPMDGGAIARVGARQVSIWRREGTVYLAGSGASEVTLGPGFQPWIASHEGVAWAVWIERRNGPLFLQGISAQGHPLGIRRHLANSADDPMAVVSPKGRLAVLWNEATGPKAVIHDAKSQSTMRTPQP from the coding sequence ATGCTCCCAATCCTGTTCGCCGGTTTGATCCTTGGAATGCCCTCCAAACAGGAGGCAAGCGTCGTAGACATCGCGCCCTCGATTGCCAGGGCAAAGGAGCCCCAAGGCGCGTTTCTCGCGGACGGGAGGCTTGCTGTGACGTTCGCCAGCCCGGAGGGGCTCTGGTTCACCGTTCAGTCTGCTGGGAAGTCCGGATTCGATTCCCCTGTGCTCATCAAGAAGGAGTCGAGGATGATGGCTGGGATGCGGCGCGGGCCCCGGATCGCAACGGCCGGCAAGGACCTCGTGATCACTGCGACCTTTCCCAACCCGGCGGGCGGCGAGGACCTCTGTGCCTTCCGAAGCGCCGACCAAGGGAAGACATGGCAAGGGCCGTTTCGCGTGAACGACGTGCCAGGCTGCACGCCCGAAGGATTGCATGGGATGTCCAGCCTCTCTGGTGGCAGGGTTGCCTGTGTCTGGCTAGACAACCGCAACAAGACGACCGAGCTCTACTATTCCGAGTCTGCGAACGCCGGCAGGACTTGGAGCAAGAACCGCTTGCTTTACGCCTCACCTGATGGGACCATCTGCGAGTGCTGCCACCCCTCGATTTCGGCGAGCGGAGACGGTGCGCTGGCCATGTTCCGCAACTGGCTCGGCGGCAACCGGGACATGTACGCGCTCGAGGTGCCGCGATCTCCTGCGGGCCCAGTCAAAGCAAGCAAGCTTGGAGTTGGTTCGTGGCCCCTTAAAGCCTGCCCCATGGACGGAGGGGCTATCGCCCGGGTCGGAGCCAGGCAGGTCTCTATCTGGAGGCGTGAGGGGACCGTGTACTTGGCCGGATCGGGAGCTTCTGAAGTCACGCTAGGTCCCGGTTTCCAGCCCTGGATCGCCTCACACGAAGGTGTGGCCTGGGCGGTGTGGATCGAGCGCCGCAATGGGCCGCTGTTTCTGCAAGGGATTTCGGCGCAAGGGCACCCGTTGGGCATAAGGCGGCACCTTGCCAACTCGGCGGACGACCCGATGGCCGTGGTGTCGCCCAAAGGAAGGCTCGCCGTGCTGTGGAACGAGGCCACGGGCCCTAAGGCCGTGATTCACGACGCCAAGAGCCAGAGCACGATGCGGACCCCGCAACCGTAG
- a CDS encoding PEP-CTERM sorting domain-containing protein gives MFKRSLLTMAVSTLALASYAAVIRAPTGVHTNTLGEPYSPLSYTFDQSGLSLGYTPGVTDFDAYMGMSPVHTYVFAGYEWFGPMGTYPGLIVYDLGASYLVDRVALWNEESGGIAELGLFTANLFDLSDSMAGGVHYPTDHTTASSTYGADVFTLAGGARMARYIGFEMSGPNLPAEFDSLSIGEVAVSVVPEPASMAFLAIGVAGLALRKRR, from the coding sequence ATGTTCAAGCGATCTTTGCTGACGATGGCTGTCAGCACTCTGGCGCTGGCTAGCTACGCTGCAGTTATCAGGGCGCCAACGGGAGTCCACACGAACACGTTGGGCGAACCGTACAGCCCGCTTTCCTACACTTTCGATCAGAGCGGCCTCTCACTGGGATATACCCCGGGTGTTACCGACTTTGACGCCTACATGGGAATGTCACCGGTCCACACCTATGTCTTTGCAGGATACGAGTGGTTTGGACCGATGGGAACCTACCCGGGCCTCATCGTCTATGATCTTGGCGCATCCTATCTGGTGGATCGCGTGGCACTCTGGAACGAGGAATCCGGCGGTATTGCCGAACTTGGATTGTTCACTGCCAACCTGTTCGATCTGTCGGACTCGATGGCAGGCGGCGTTCATTATCCGACCGACCACACGACAGCTTCCTCAACATACGGAGCAGACGTGTTCACGCTGGCGGGCGGAGCACGCATGGCGCGCTACATCGGCTTCGAGATGTCCGGGCCAAACTTGCCGGCGGAGTTTGATTCGCTCTCGATCGGCGAAGTTGCCGTCTCGGTCGTTCCCGAGCCGGCAAGCATGGCCTTCCTGGCCATTGGCGTTGCTGGGCTTGCGCTTCGAAAGCGGCGATAA
- a CDS encoding PEP-CTERM sorting domain-containing protein: MNRNFARALMGGALLTSLAASALSAVAFTNFGPGYSYNPNVGWTVAGPGFGTEQTVATQFTSAASGLLSNIKIALEHVGGPNVAQVTLYEDSGSDTLGNWLITWWGDWGWRHFGDNAGPTTLPNQFTVPTLTQGVKYWVEARYNAQDSWHAWNYNSIGDVRRTGFSHDNGATYFYSDETAPTFEINLVPEPASLAVLGLGALALIRRRR, translated from the coding sequence ATGAATCGCAACTTCGCGCGCGCCTTGATGGGCGGCGCCCTTCTGACGAGCTTAGCTGCCTCGGCCCTTTCCGCCGTGGCCTTTACGAACTTCGGGCCAGGCTATAGCTACAACCCCAATGTGGGGTGGACAGTAGCAGGTCCCGGTTTCGGGACGGAACAGACCGTCGCAACCCAGTTCACCTCGGCCGCGAGCGGCCTGCTGAGCAATATCAAGATCGCTCTCGAGCACGTCGGCGGCCCCAACGTAGCGCAAGTCACCCTCTATGAAGACAGCGGATCCGATACGCTCGGAAACTGGCTGATCACATGGTGGGGCGACTGGGGTTGGAGGCACTTTGGAGACAATGCCGGCCCGACCACATTGCCAAACCAGTTCACGGTTCCGACGCTGACGCAAGGCGTCAAGTACTGGGTGGAAGCCCGCTATAACGCTCAGGATTCCTGGCACGCTTGGAACTACAACTCAATAGGTGACGTCCGGCGAACCGGCTTCAGCCACGACAACGGCGCAACCTACTTCTACAGCGACGAGACGGCTCCAACATTTGAGATCAACCTCGTTCCAGAGCCCGCGAGCCTGGCGGTTCTGGGATTGGGCGCTCTGGCGTTGATCCGAAGAAGGCGGTAG